The DNA region CGTGCCGACCAATTCCACGCTTACCCGATCGCCGACGTCGAGACCCTGGAACCCACGCACCACTCTGCCCTCGACCGGAGGGCGGACAATGCGCACCCAGGTGCCCTTCCCGGAGGCGCCGGTGACGATCCCTTCAAACCGCTCGCCGACCCGGCGTTCCAAGAGCAGCGCGGCGGCCGATTTCTGCACCCGCCGCTCCACCTTCTTGGCGTTGTCCTCCTGCTCGGTACAATGCCGTGCGAGGACCTGCAATTCGTCTATGCTATAGGGAGCAGGACCACCCGCCATGGCGGCCTTGAGGAGGCGCTGCGTCACCAGGTCCGGAAAGCGTCGGTTCGGGGCGGTCGAGTGGGTGTACGCGGTGATGGCGAGCGCGAAGTGTCTTTCCATTTGCTGGCCGGGAACGTCGACCAGGTACTCGCCCGATCCCAGCAACTTGATGACGCTCAGCGACAGGTCCGGAAATCCCAACGGATCGGCCTGCCGCCGCCTGGCGAGGAAGGCTTCGAGCGCCGCCGCATCGGGGGCTCCTGGCAGGTGTTCTCCGACCCCCGCCGCCAGCTCGACGAT from bacterium includes:
- a CDS encoding RNB domain-containing ribonuclease — translated: EGQERLAIVIEMVTDSDGTVVGSDLYRATVVNHGKLAYNAVAAWLAGQGPMPPRVAVVPGLADQLRLQDRGAQTLRAWRFHHGALTLQTIESQAVFDGDVLTDLQPVQQNRAEALIEDLMIAANGVTARYLEARGFPAFRRVLHAPERWDRIVELAAGVGEHLPGAPDAAALEAFLARRRQADPLGFPDLSLSVIKLLGSGEYLVDVPGQQMERHFALAITAYTHSTAPNRRFPDLVTQRLLKAAMAGGPAPYSIDELQVLARHCTEQEDNAKKVERRVQKSAAALLLERRVGERFEGIVTGASGKGTWVRIVRPPVEGRVVRGFQGLDVGDRVSVELVGTNVEQGFIDFARVDGCAVKQG